Within the Bombyx mori chromosome 24, ASM3026992v2 genome, the region CCGTGCGACAACCGATGCTCGTGTACCTGGTGACTGCGTGCCTCTAGCATTCGAATGCGCTTTACTCGCGACGGGTTCATTTCCGAAACATAATAAAGTGTGATGCttagaattacattttttacataaaGAGGACGACCTACACGCGGAAACACGATGACCGCTACTTAAacaatttatacataaattgtTCGATTTGACGAATTGAAACCGCTCATTCGgtttataactattaaaaacccTACATTTATAAATGTGATCATGTTTGTCACGACACAGACTACATACTGTTGACTCAGAACTAGATGTATAAGCCTGTGTAGATGACAACTTAGAGTCAAACTGCCTTTTGTTGGCAGCCTTGGGAACTGATGACGTGCGTTCTAATACTTTTATGTGATCACGAACAAAAGACACTAGATCTACAAACAATGGTATTTCGCATCCCTTATTATTTAAGCGCTGATAGTATTCAAACGCACGGGCAGTGTCTGTGTCTAATTTTTTAAGCGCAACATGCAAAAATGTAAAATCCGATAGGTCATTGACCTTCAAATTTTTTAAAGCGGCTACTGACGATGCGAACTTgtccaaaaataattctaaattactAGGATTTGCAGAAGAGATaggtttaaattcaaataattgatcTAAATACGCAGTAGCAGATAGACGTTTATCTTCGTATTTgctatttaataaatcaaaaattaacgAATAGTTTTTGGCGCTTGGAGTAATTCCCGCGCATATGGAACGAGCCCTGCCGGTTAATTTGCCtatcaaataataaagtttctcaGAGTCCGTTAAcgatgtattattatgtacgaCATTCCGAAAGCTAGAGATAAACAAAGGCCTGTTTTTTATATCGCCATTGAATTCGGGAATTTCTATTGGGGGTAGTTTTGGAATCCTATGTTGACCAGCCAGCGTAACGTGATCCCCCGTTTGCGATTGCGATTGTAACCTTTTGGCAGCTCGTTTCACGCAGCCTAAGAGATCTTCAAACGCCGTAAGAGGTtgataattaactaaataatcgGGATTAGCCTTTAACTCCAACATGATTATTTTATCGAGCACACCTTCAAAATCTTCACGCAATGAATCTACTGTTTCAAAGTCGCACAAAAAAGCGTCAGCGTTGAATGACTTTGAATCCATATCTCTAGTTTTGCTAGAAATGCTTTGCATGCGGGAGAATATCCTATCTCTTTTAGCATATAACATCTTTAAATTAGTATCTAAAGGTGCCATTTTAAGATaaacgttaataaatatttcaaattaacaaactAACGATATTCGAAGCGGCGGGAAAGGTAAACACCTACCTACGAGTACAAATTTATGCGAATAgtacaaatgttaataaatattttagagtAAAAAACTAAAGATAATATTCGAAGCGGCGGGTGTTATTAGCACACAGGAATACGCTACTACCCGTCGCCTGGCGTTTCCTATCTATCGCCTTTTACGATGTCCCAGGAAGATGCGGGAGTGGTGCTATTCTACGTAAGGTACCCGACACCACACGGGGAACCTACACTGAATACCTAATACTAATGTATGCGGCCGGCTCGAGGCGTACGCTCGACCGGTGATCTAACAAAGAATAATATAAGAAACCAGAACGCGGGTTTTCTATCTACCTCATTTGATATTGTAAATAAGTGATTATAATGTGAACGAAAACGATATTTAAGACGAAAGCAGGAAAAGCGATATTTTTTCGAAGTACCTACTTGGTACGCGGTTCTAATTATATTAGGTAAATTAGGTAAACCTAGGCAATGGTTGGCGCTGATTTAATACGAATCCGGCTCGTTTGGACCAAAAAATGTAGACGCGAGATAAGCAAATtacgaaaatatttgaaatttggtcgttgcaaatgaaggacacagactgcgggaagaaacgataagaagcggcagttctgcgttaaaggaaggatgcacaatacttttatgtagtccttactgcagactcgtaccacttcgcgatgagaaacaccaacgatttcacttatttacgtatttaacataacaaagatacgaagcgcgcgcgcggttgttcagccatattttttgtctcgatgtcaccacacgatctcgctcgcacgcgtccgtaggtaaagtgccggagagggataggacaggatttgcaaaaccaaattaaaatgttgctatttttcgaaacctaaaacgaagttttaaaccagcgcaaccagtgattatgattttatttatttaaattatttttcactaCAGTCTCTTTTAGCccgattatattttttaagatcCTCTGTAGCTTCCCTCTCAGCCTTTGCTTTTAGATAGACTTTTTCTGCTGCCATCAGCATCCACTCTCtttcctttttttgtaattgaaagAGTTCATCttctcttctctctttcttttCATAAGATTCTTTTCTAAACTTAAATTCTTCCTGTATTACCCTGGTGCGCACATTCCCtcctgtaattaaataaaatgcaattgttatacttctatatttGTAACATTTTAGTAATCTAcataatgtatatttatgatTTTGAAGTGATGATAGCTTAGTGGTAATTAATGTATTAATGGGTGGTTTCAAATCCCACAATTGGATTGAGCTACTATAGTCGAATTATTAATTAGACTGAGTAAAATCTGATAGTCAGTTCATCTGATTCAATACAATCAAAgtgaagttataaaaatatattgatatatttagatttacaaattgcATTATTTGAGATCAActtttagatggatggacgagctcacagcccacctggtgttaagtggttactggcgcccatagacatctacaacgtaaatgcgccacccacctcgagatataagttctaaggtctcagtatagttacaacggctaccccacccttcgaaccgaaacgcattactgcttcacggcggaaataggcggggtggtggtacctacatagGCGgaactgaaaatttcgggaattaacgaagtgacacaacattactatttaaaaatgtatttattgcttttccaagtattctccgcgaaatttgacacatttttccatacgatggaaccaatcattgaagcaaccattccattcggaagttgggggtctccaaaatggccgttttgtaggcgtccacagcttcttcaggtgatgaaaatctctgtccacgcaatttattctttatttaagggaaagtatagaaatcattagggcttaggtcggggctgtacggcggatggtctaataattctatgttttgctctaaaaactcttttgttctgtgcgcggtgtgagaactcgcattgtcgtgatggaggatgatgcggcggttgcagttctctttacggagttcagaaacgacctgtggcaaacaaatgctagcataccattctatattaaccgttctttgtccctcaagaagaatagtcgtaacatggccggttttggagacaaacgtggccaccctttttttttgcaacactccgtgaacgaacaatttttgttggctttaactcattttcgagcacccaaactcgtgactggttttttgtttcgggttcgtacgcgtatatccaggattcgtcacctgatacaatgttgtatacagcatttgaggatcctgcctggaatctttcgagagttctgacgcaccaagtaacgcgagccgctttttgctcttcacagagcgaatgctgTATCCATCggaaaaacaacttttttacaccgtgacaagaccgagaatctttttttaaataaataaatggtattcgatttttaaaaccaaggagttttcaattaaaaagattttaatatgacaggaacagtggaaatattccattcccgatacttttagtgcagtcctcgtacccgtgcggactcacaagaggtcctaccaccagtgattacgcaaattataattttacgggtttggtttttattacacgatgttattccttcaccgtggaagtcaatcgtgaacgtttgttcactgatatctttttttttcttcctacctatgctgatagccttaagaggctatttcagcttctccttgaagtctaggtgagctcacggtgctcaagccgggtgtgttgctaacactggccctagcaagagcttcgcagaatctacaaccgtatcggaaacgcgactcactgagaagatccggcgagaaactcagtgggctgtctatgggttaattcgctcgtcgagcccttcctcgcaagcgacgggttcaggaAGGGcagtgactggtgcttgtggtgcctaaaagcaccgttaatggatcgggaagatccgtaatgacgtgcttatggcgacgtcgactgtttaccattccgtccacaggatcgggtatgtgatATCTGCATCAATTGTAGGCCAACAACAAAATTTGTATCTTTGCTTTTGTACACTCTCAGGGTTGTTCTGAAATTttcgaattgaatttttttttacattattaactTACCTCCTAAGGAGGCTGCACCACAGCCAGTCTACCGGGACCCAGAACGACGTGGTGGAGTGTCACGACATGATAGAGTGTCAAGAATAGGCGTGGTATCTGCAACATTTCCTGAAAAATACAAGATCGATAGTTCTACACAATACTTACGTTTATTATTGAGTAATGAACTTGTGCTCTAGCCTAATCAATGATTTGTAAGGTATAATACATACAACAAAGATCAATAAGAATTGTTTGGAAAACCTCACTGCATTCAAACATATGAAAGCAATTATATATTCACCAAGTGCACGGATGTACTTTgtgcatttcttttttttttatctacccaGAGAATCAATAAAAAGGTTACCATTTTGTAACAAAGACGGAGTTTTATGTTTGTAAGTATGCATAAAGAAACCCTAATTACTTTACCtactttttgttaaaaattttaataactgtcagctataaaaaattgtatcaaagtttttttattagctcTTGCACATGTTGGGTTCATAAAGTATTTTGTCATCACGTGGTTACTGTTTCATTATAATCAAtagaagtatttatttgtacaaaTATGTTTTAAGAAACCTGCACTCATTTAGCTAATTTAtcttataaactttttttatttaaagaatatttactGTGTGATGAAGCTCCACCACAAACTGTAAGATGGGACCCCATAAGATGCATAGGAGTGTTCACACCTTGGTCGGTAAAAAGATATGCATTTTAATTTTGCAACTGTGCcaatattttgattttcatcAAACTGCTTTAACCTACCTAATTAATATAGATAATTAAGAAAATCAGGCAAAAAGATGGGCTATAAATGTGAGAGAAAAGTAagactaaaaatatacatacattcttCAGCTGATGATCTTGCACAGCTTACACTCGGAATTTCATCATTCTGTTGTGGTCCCATGCTGCTGGAACTGATGTTTCAAACTCCATTGCAATatctagaaatataaaataaatctttaattaTGTATGGTAGAATAATAGTGATAGTAGGAGTAGAGGAAAGAAATACTTTTAAAGTAATATTGTTCTTAATTAGATTGTGGTATATTcattatgataaataaaatggtTTCTTGAGTGAAAATCTTTATAAGGTATTGTCTCGCATGTTATTTATCTAGTTTTTAGCACCATAATACATGTAGTTCAACTCATATAGGTATATAACAATAATCAAAACACCCACCATGCCACCACATTCTTACTGTTTTTTGTGAGAGAGCATGTGAGATTGAAGCGCCTATCTCAAATTGTTAAGATCCACTTACCTTCGGAACTGTAAATGGTATCACTGTCAATGACACCCCTGAGTTCCACATCAGTCTGATCCATTAGAACCTCAGCAAAAATAAGGGTCTCATTGCTGCTACCAGGCTGTGGCTCATTTGAAATACACTGTCCGCCACCAGTCTTCATTCTCTGACGCTTTTCATTAGCTAAAAAGCACTTCCtccatgtttttaaattatcacaGCACTTCTTGAACTGGGCCTCACgctaaaacaaatgataaatgaGAATAGCATGGTATATATAGACAAGTAAAAATCAGATacaagtaatataaataaatatctacctTTGCATTTGATTCAATTGAATTGAATTCTTCTGTTAAATGTAtccacaaaagttttttttgttgtgactAGCTGTCATGGTAGAAGTTTTGTgcagattatattttaaaattaattcttgTAGGAAAGAATTTCGCTAAATATTTGCCTGGAGAAAAATTGAAACGACAAATAATTTAGTGCATCGTAATTTCAAGTAAAATCTATGAAAAATTTTGCTTAGGTACTGATAaaggacaaaaatattaaactatttgaattaacttaaagttaactatttgataaataaaacaccacaATCATAACTTACCTGAATTTAATAAAccggtggttgtggaaaagcactaCAAAAACACGATGCAATCAAATTCAACACAGAAACAGCGAATAAAACTACAAAGCCGGGTCGCTGGAGGACCTATTATTCAAaatccgaaatctaaaataatcatgggttagaaaataaatgaaaaccttTTAATCCACCCTACAATTCACTGTTTACATacttcgctagaagtaatagtgttctgtgcgagtaactctttttttttttaagtgattttatgacctggtaactaagacttttaagtcatgtcttattttagtttatattcttatttttatgaaaaatgataatatggagtgaaatgaaatgaaaatgaaatgaaaatgattaatttgagacgttaatcaactgggatgaaattaaatgaaatgagatgatatggaatgaaatataatcttagtaaaatggtggtcatttactaagattttttcagtggactttttggaggatcccgagaagttgcgtccagcggctttgtttcattttcccacatttgtgcactttcacagatattaaacacttactaaaccaccgttattacacatttaaacctgaagaaacactaaatagacaaaataaaacaaatcacacaacttcactcctcgcgctcccgccaaaaagtcctcgcGAGTAACTCTCAACCATAAATTtaaatagattatacacttaggCTAAGTTCACATGACCGGTACCgcgcatagattatacacttaatatattgtaCCGCGCGGAACTGCTCACCGCGCGGTACAAGTTCAAGTATTTATTGTTCACATAATAGCGCGCTGTCGCGCGGTACCGCGCGGTACGCTACAAAACTGTGTCTACATGTTCAGCTGATCCGCGCGGTTTGAGACGGACAGACGCATAGATCAAAGAAAAATGAGTACCTAGCGAAGACGATATCGTGTCTatcgattttaaatagttttcaacgcaatcatataaaaatgaaaagatGCAACTGACATCTTAAACTAGGTAGTAAAAGAATTTTATTCGTGTAGTCTCAGGTCGggatataaaattacaaaaaggcTTGAAGAAAGTCTTTCGATTAAAATAGGATGCACCCAGTATCGCCTTTGTCTTCTTCTCCGACGTCTCAGTTTtctgtataaaattaataagcaaATTGCttaacccggtcagagtaggcgggttcccgcggtcaacactacaaccagacacgcagCCAAACCCGAGGACGCCccaccgacgggtcgtcgaggcgatagtcgacgaccaacgacgtcggtctccgcagTACGGCGGCCctgccaggccgcccgggcgatgccgctggtgttccgggacaccccgctgggccaggaccagcctgccgggtcggaacgcgatacaccgttttatttatttataaaaatgaaattatcgaATAATAGCATATCTGACTAccgaaaaaattaataataataataatattcaattaaGTTAGACTTTTGTTTGTCCTCCCGTGTTGTTATTTGAAAACAGAAAATGTATAATTACATACTCTTTTGAGAACCTTCATGGGAACTATTCAAACCTCGATAAAGGCTTAAatcgaatttaaatttaaataaaaaaaaagttttaagcgTCGTCTTTTTTTCACTTCTTTAGCGTCGCATTCGttataaatttgttaattttttgttttattttatattaataataaatataaataataataataaaattataataaaatcataaatatttacTGTATTTTCTATGGAGTTATGCGTtttgcattttaaatttaatataaaaacaactaataataacattatgtaaCGTCGACTCCCGTCTACATatccataaattattattacttcattaatataaatatgtgccgcaataATCAAGAGCTCCTCGAAGTAACCTTCGCCGGAGAAAGAGCTGGAGACCACGGGTGAGTGACAAGTTTTTATTTGGTTTTGACTTTCACCTAAAAATCTAAACttctttcaattatatttacttcctttattattacaatttcatATAGGCTTCGCTTTATTTAGAGTATACCTACATGAATTGCGTTTATTCGGTACACTTCGAAAGATCGTCCTGCTTCTGCCCTCGCTCAATTAGTGCAGTCCGCCATTTTGTGATTTGTGCGTCGCCTAGCGTCGCATTGTTTCGTCAGGGCGGAAATGAagcaatcaaatcaaatcaaaaaagttttattcaacataaatgaaagtacatacttgttgaacgtcaaaagaactaccgccactACTAATGTACCGCTACTAATGTATAAGATAGTCATGAAACTAGTCTTTAACACCTTGAATAGTATTCGACAAGTTAAtagtcggtaggcagcggcttggctctgcacctggcattgctgaagtccatgggcgacggtaaccactcaccatcaggtgggccgtatgctcgtctgcctacaagggcaataaaaaaaaaaaaaaaaaagtctgactgcatttaattatttactactTTTAATATTGACATAAATGATGAGCAGGAAGATTtactctaaataaataaatattttaatcctACTTCATATTTTAATGTCTATGTTTATAGaactgtaatataaataaaatgatccTAACAGTTTCACGAATAAAGAGTAGAAATGAAAGCAGCAACATAATATTTAGGTACAATAATGTTTTAgctctatttatttaaattatatatttttttattgcttagatgaatggacgagctcacagcccacctggtgttaagtggttactggaacccatagacatctacaacgcaaatgcgccacccaccttgaggtataaattctaaggtctcaagtatagttacaacggttgccccacctttcaagccgaaacgtattactgcttcacggcagaaataggcagggtggtggtacctacccgcgctgactcacaagaggtcctaccaccagtaagcatgtttcaaaaaataaaaaaggccgtTTTATCATGAGGTGTCATTTGTTATTTCTACGCCTTCATTATTTCAATACTATTTCATGTCGTCTAAGTTtcgaaattatattttcaattcgCTATATACACGTCCCATCACCGacttgaacaaaataaaatgaaaacattatcAATGCAGTCGAAGTTAATCAATTAATATGCGCTATTGAGGTTTAACTCAAGAACAACTGGTCGGAGCTTGATAAAGAGATGGAACTGCATGAGAAGTAccagttttcaaataaaaggaGAAACATCAGAAACAGTTCACGTCGAGAAAAGTTCTGAGGTAACAAATAATACAGTCGAATGGAGAGACTCCTTGTTTTTGaagtatgaaaaaaataatgataaaatggtTCGTAAGATTAGATTTAAACACgcactcatcatcatcatcagctgaCAGTCGTACACTGcgggacataggcctctcccaatcgaCACCACTGAACTGAacacaatctatactaatatataaatctacagtggtttttacggatgttccgttataactactgaaccatgcatccgattgacttgaaacttggtatccatgtagaaaataatccaataaaaagcctatccattaagtacacatATGTAGAAAATatgtgtacttaatggataggctaatatttatatgagtgttgactGTTGGActgcctaataataatgacaataaataataatgttaattttaaacgcccagcgaagcgggcgattaCATACGGCTAgttaatattattgaattagTTGGTAGTGATGAAAGACAGCTCGAAATTTTTATTCAGCGCCAAAGCTGATCTTGGAGGTGGCCCAGCACTTGGGAGAGTATACGTTTCGCACCGAGGATCTGGTAAGGGGGTAGCCCGTCGCGGACACGGGAGCTCCGATCACGATACCAGGGGGGGAGCCGACTCTTGGACGAATCATCTACGTCATAGGAGAGCCTATAGCTCAGTTAGATAGTCGGCTAGATGAAGATATCAAACCAATAGCTTATTTTCGCTTGAAATAACTAGAATGTGCCCACGTACTAAGGAGATCTTGGTATTagacgaaaaagaaaaaatccgtCTACAGGTGgtaaggcgtcttgtgagcccaccagggtaagtaccaccaccctgccgatttctgctgtgaatctgtaatgcgttccgatttaaAGAGTGGAGCAACCGTGGTACTATTGACACATTTTTCGCTAAGCTAAGCATAAATGCCTGTTATATATCCCTGAACCCGCAATGTATATAACGGATAGTGTCCCCGCGGTACATGAGTGCATTGACCCCGGCGTCCCGGGGTCTGTCACCTTCCTGTCTGGTTCTGCCGCGAAGTACTCATGCGTTCAGAATATGCTTTCTGAGGCTCCGACCTGAAGGCTCATCCAACGGTGCTAAGTCCTTGTCTATAGACGAGCGCAGACCGATATACATGTAGACGGACAAGTTCGCTCCGATACACGCTGACGCTTCGTCCTTCGTCGAGATGTCAGTCGAACAGGAAGAAGATCCTCGTGACGGGCATCAAGGTCGTGGATCTCCTGGCTCCGTACGTCAAAGGTTTGTAAGGGGAAGTCTCTGTAGCACTAGCGAGCCGCAGACACAATTATAACTACCTTTACGGTTTAAACGCGTGTTTTTTACAGctatgataatattattttcgaaatttgGAATACTTAGTTTTCATCTCAGTCGTTCGTCGACACTCAAATATtgtgataaatataatatagaaaCAATGACGAtaaaaacgtgagattaaagcgtaaaagcagttttcattaattgttaaattaattttgggACCAATGAAACTTGACGGGGTAGTCATCGGTTTGATATTTTGGAActaacgacgaagggaagatcttgtACCGAGCGATTGATATAGGtcggtagaccgatggtccaaatgttgttgttcggaccttgtatttttttttattgcttagatgagtggacgagctcacagcccacctgatgttaagtggttactggagcccatagacatctacaacgtaaatgccgcgaccCACCTTAAgaatgagttgtaaggtcttacttttaacagtacaacggctgccccacccttcaaaccgaaacgtattattgcttcacggcagaaataggcggggtggtggtacctacccgtgcggactcagaagaggccctaccaccagtaattacgcaaattataattttgcggatgcACCGGATGCCTTATCCTTAACGCTGCGAGACTTcatgtaaataaatactaaatgatgaccgagctttgctcgtttttttttttaataattttttttttagaaataggTATTATTTAAATGTGACGTTAtgcttatttatattatctgtctttttaacacgtgagttaaaaagacacaaataatataaataaacaattcattttcttggtctaaccttaaaccaaccactcattggcttcgggtggcttaacaacgccatctgctgaagtagctttagtgttattgtgtcttcaaagcagttagttgccctcaattaagaaaaatagtattattattcgccaatagatgtcgggaaaagtcatatcgataaagttgattattgaaaacacgaataaaacaacttcGGGAATGATAATTGTTTTGAGTAATTgtagtaaagtttatttttgcatGTGCACTTTTTTATCATTAAGAATGCTTGAACGCACTGCGTGTACAAAAAATAAGAGGAGCGGATCGGCTCCGATTGCGAGCGCATCCGCTTTCAGATCTCTTCCAACCGGTCTATGTgcaaggttctaccaccagaacTAACCGTTTTGTCTTTTAGATTTTAGGCGGCGTGTTTAATCACATTCCGGAGGCTGCCTTCTACATGGTGGGCACCATAAAGGACGTGATCGCCAAGTTACAGGAACTCGCCAAAAGCGTGTAGAGTCGAAATGTTTTatacgttattttatttgaataaagatGTTGGAtttggttttgtttcatttgtaGATAGTGCTAAGAGCACTAGAACGAGTACctatttacttacttacttttcACTTCCTGCGGTGcactcctgtaaagttgcaaaaatatcgcttaaaccaaatggcTTTTGATCCCTCAATTTAAAGTGCATTAAAGATTATTAGGTACTCAATAAGGACAATAGGACTATAGGATAggtaatgttacgcgctgggcttcgggataaataaaaattctaccgaagtttaaattaaaactgtaccgtaaaatggggcgattagagattgagaggcgaattgggaaaaaaataggaaaa harbors:
- the LOC110385500 gene encoding uncharacterized protein LOC110385500 isoform X1, whose translation is MCRNNQELLEVTFAGERAGDHGFNSRTTGRSLIKRWNCMRSTSFQIKGETSETVHVEKSSEVTNNTVEWRDSLFLKRKRKNPSTGGKASCEPTRVSTTTLPISATSADRYTCRRTSSLRYTLTLRPSSRCQSNRKKILVTGIKVVDLLAPYVKDFRRRV
- the LOC110385500 gene encoding uncharacterized protein LOC110385500 isoform X2 — encoded protein: MCRNNQELLEVTFAGERAGDHGFNSRTTGRSLIKRWNCMRSTSFQIKGETSETVHVEKSSETSADRYTCRRTSSLRYTLTLRPSSRCQSNRKKILVTGIKVVDLLAPYVKDFRRRV